Proteins encoded within one genomic window of Empedobacter falsenii:
- a CDS encoding recombinase family protein, producing MRVSREPIADIYVRVSTDEQADKGYSQRNQEEMLRKYCESHSIEIRHVIYEDHSAKTFNRPEWKKLIANLKKNKNRIDLILFTKWDRFSRNAGDAYQMINQLRDLNVEPQAIEQPLDLSIPENKMMLAFYLAAPEVENDRRALNVFYGMRRAKKEGRYMGLAPVGYKNKIDEAGTKYITPKEPDASTLRWSFEQLAKGTYNTEQIWKKAKEKGLKCSKNAFWQVIRNPLYCGKIFIPTFKNEESYFVQGQHEAILSEELFEQVQDILDGRGRKYRLKIETRNEFPLRGFLICPECGKLLTASRSKGRNKYYNYYHCYKGCSMRIGAEQLTELLENELRRYVPSKEVLEVYRDILVESYLEQTRDIQTSKKQISVQLKDLEKRVSHIRDLLATDKIDASEYHEIKNQYSTSIDQLNKKFQEVCGRIPDIDELLKNDIAEFLKLDKVLEQSSSEDFRGFLSLIFPEKLLFDGISFSKSKFCTAVQIGYSYI from the coding sequence ATGAGAGTAAGCAGAGAGCCCATTGCAGACATTTATGTACGTGTAAGCACAGATGAACAGGCCGATAAAGGTTACTCGCAACGTAACCAGGAAGAAATGCTACGCAAATACTGTGAAAGCCATTCCATAGAAATACGTCATGTCATATACGAAGACCATTCTGCCAAAACCTTTAATAGGCCTGAATGGAAAAAATTGATAGCTAATCTGAAGAAAAACAAGAATCGTATCGATCTTATTCTATTTACCAAATGGGACCGTTTTAGCCGTAATGCAGGCGATGCATACCAAATGATAAATCAACTCCGAGATCTCAATGTAGAACCACAGGCAATTGAGCAACCATTGGATCTATCAATACCAGAAAACAAAATGATGCTGGCATTTTACCTTGCAGCTCCAGAAGTTGAAAATGACAGGCGGGCATTAAACGTATTTTATGGTATGCGACGGGCGAAGAAAGAAGGAAGGTATATGGGGCTGGCTCCGGTTGGTTATAAGAACAAGATTGATGAGGCCGGAACTAAATACATTACACCAAAGGAACCAGATGCTTCCACCTTACGGTGGTCGTTTGAGCAATTAGCAAAAGGAACATACAACACCGAACAAATTTGGAAGAAAGCAAAGGAAAAAGGTCTAAAATGCAGCAAGAACGCTTTTTGGCAAGTAATAAGAAATCCACTTTATTGCGGAAAAATATTTATACCCACATTTAAAAATGAAGAGAGTTATTTTGTGCAAGGGCAACATGAAGCGATATTAAGTGAAGAGCTATTTGAACAAGTGCAGGACATTTTGGATGGTAGAGGTAGAAAATACCGCTTAAAGATTGAAACTCGTAATGAATTCCCACTACGAGGATTTCTGATCTGCCCAGAATGTGGAAAATTATTAACAGCAAGCCGTTCCAAAGGCAGAAACAAATATTACAATTATTATCATTGCTATAAAGGATGTTCTATGCGAATCGGTGCGGAACAATTAACTGAATTACTTGAAAATGAGCTAAGACGTTATGTACCTTCAAAAGAAGTATTAGAAGTCTACAGAGATATTTTAGTAGAGAGCTATTTAGAACAGACCAGGGACATTCAAACTTCAAAAAAACAAATTTCTGTACAACTGAAGGATTTAGAAAAGAGGGTATCGCATATCAGGGACTTGTTGGCCACTGACAAGATTGATGCTTCGGAATATCATGAGATAAAGAACCAATACAGTACGTCAATTGACCAGCTAAATAAAAAGTTTCAGGAAGTTTGTGGGCGAATACCAGATATAGACGAGCTGTTGAAAAATGACATTGCAGAATTTCTCAAGCTCGATAAGGTTTTGGAACAAAGCAGCAGTGAAGACTTTAGGGGATTTTTAAGCCTGATCTTTCCAGAAAAGTTGCTATTCGATGGGATATCGTTTTCAAAATCAAAATTCTGCACCGCTGTACAAATAGGTTATAGTTATATCTGA
- a CDS encoding single-stranded DNA-binding protein → MNITGRLTRDAEVRTTSQDKQVVNFSVATNDSYKNKQGERIDQTTYFDCSYWITPKVARLLTKGTLVELTGRVSIRAWTGNDGEPKAGLNFHTSQIKLHGGSRKTETTQATDNNKGKVKAEQTEDDLPF, encoded by the coding sequence ATGAACATCACAGGAAGACTGACAAGGGATGCGGAAGTACGCACAACGTCACAGGACAAACAAGTAGTAAACTTTTCAGTAGCAACAAACGACAGCTACAAAAACAAGCAGGGCGAACGCATAGATCAAACAACCTATTTCGACTGCTCGTACTGGATAACTCCCAAAGTAGCCAGACTACTCACAAAAGGCACACTGGTAGAACTGACAGGCAGAGTAAGTATAAGAGCGTGGACAGGAAATGACGGAGAACCAAAAGCAGGACTGAATTTTCATACCTCGCAAATCAAACTGCACGGAGGTAGCAGGAAAACAGAAACCACACAGGCTACTGACAATAACAAAGGTAAGGTTAAGGCGGAGCAAACCGAAGATGACCTACCATTTTAA
- a CDS encoding DUF932 domain-containing protein, producing MAHNINFNSKTGRYSFFSVKEKAWHGLGKIVQDYPTSEQAIRHAGLDYEVVKSPLFTKSSGIIETANGIEIGNSELEVPNYFANIRTDNNAVLGVVGKDYHIVQNRDAFSFFDSIVGGTNGILYETAGALGNGERIFITAKLPSYIRVGNGDDVTEKYIFLTTSHDGSGSITAAFTPIRIVCQNTLNASLRNMSNVVRIKHTAGAKQRLDNAHKVMGLANQFSDQLEGIFNEWTKVKVSDQEVKKLIQLALCPNKETLELLKKGAEDEVSTVFKNVVEDAFAYAMISDTQQMETTKGTLFGAYNAVTGYYQNVRNYKDNEAKLQSIVMGGTAQLKSQKAFELCTSFQKVGADVFQLN from the coding sequence ATGGCACATAATATCAATTTCAACAGCAAGACAGGACGTTACTCATTCTTTAGCGTAAAGGAAAAAGCGTGGCACGGTTTGGGGAAAATCGTACAGGATTACCCAACAAGCGAACAAGCAATCAGACACGCAGGGTTAGATTATGAAGTGGTAAAATCTCCACTCTTTACAAAAAGCTCAGGCATTATAGAAACTGCTAACGGTATCGAGATTGGAAATAGCGAACTGGAAGTACCTAATTATTTCGCCAACATACGCACCGATAACAATGCGGTTTTGGGTGTTGTGGGTAAAGACTACCATATCGTACAAAACAGAGATGCTTTTTCATTCTTTGACAGTATTGTAGGCGGTACGAACGGCATTTTATACGAAACCGCAGGAGCTTTGGGCAACGGTGAACGCATTTTTATTACAGCCAAATTGCCGAGTTATATCCGTGTGGGCAATGGCGATGATGTGACAGAAAAATACATTTTTCTAACCACTTCGCATGACGGTAGCGGAAGTATTACAGCCGCTTTTACACCTATCCGAATTGTTTGCCAAAATACCTTAAATGCTTCTTTACGCAATATGAGCAATGTGGTACGCATCAAGCACACCGCAGGAGCAAAACAACGTTTAGACAACGCACATAAAGTTATGGGACTTGCTAACCAGTTCAGCGACCAGTTAGAAGGGATTTTCAATGAGTGGACGAAAGTCAAGGTATCAGACCAAGAGGTTAAAAAGCTAATCCAATTGGCACTTTGCCCAAATAAGGAAACATTGGAACTGCTGAAAAAAGGTGCGGAAGATGAAGTTTCCACCGTATTCAAAAACGTTGTTGAAGATGCTTTTGCTTATGCAATGATAAGCGATACCCAACAAATGGAAACCACCAAAGGTACATTGTTCGGAGCATACAATGCGGTAACAGGCTACTATCAGAACGTAAGAAATTACAAAGACAACGAAGCCAAATTACAGAGTATTGTAATGGGTGGTACTGCTCAACTGAAATCACAGAAAGCATTTGAATTATGTACCTCTTTTCAGAAAGTCGGTGCAGACGTTTTTCAACTCAATTAA